From Podospora bellae-mahoneyi strain CBS 112042 chromosome 5, whole genome shotgun sequence:
AGAATAGATCAACTTCTGAACTCCAGCAGCGTAAGCCATGGAAGCTCCGCAGAAGATGAACGACGTCGTGATGCGAGCAATGGGGCCGAATGGAATCTTGCGGCGAGCGAGAAACTCGTAGAGGCCTTGCATGATTGGCCCAAAGATGATGCAAGCCACGCCAGAGAAGGCTTGGATCATGTCGTTGGGGACACCGGAGAGAAGCATCTGGCCGGCTTGGGAGACGAGGTTGTTGTACATTTGGGCGATGCAGAGGtagaagatgacgaggaagaagctgaTTTCGTGTTAACACTTGGATCATGAGATCAGAGGTCAAACATACATCACCCTGCAGGCAATCATGCCGCGGCGCATTTCTTCCACAAAGCTATCTGTCCATGGAACCTCTTTGCCGTGGTGGGTCTTTTGATAGGATGGTTTTGTGTGCTCCAGCTCGAATCCGTTCTTTGAAGCACAGACAAGGACTCTTACAGCCTTGGGCAAGACATTTCCTTGTGGTTTGACCTTGACTATCTTTGTTGTCAGCTTATGTCAGTTGTTTCAGGTCAGAGATGAACATACCGAGCTTCTTGGaccacaaaagaaacaaagcTATCGATATGCAAAGTGTAACAGTAGCCAGAAGGTACGCTGACCAAAACTCATGGTGCCACTCGATAAAGGTGACTGGTATGGAACTCAAGGAGGCAATGTTGGTGAACCTGGGAGAGTCAGATGAAGTTGCAAGGGCAACTGAAGAGTGGGAGAACTAACCAGTAATAAGCGTTGTAGATGAATTGCAGAGTCCGCGGCCCATCCACGACCACCAAGTTGCCGTTCTTCTGACGGATCACCTGAGGCTTGGCCTGCATGTACTGATCACCCAGGAAGGGGACATAGGTTGCTTTGACGGAGCCAGCTCCTAGCCCAGTCAAGATCAGTGCTGCAGccaaccctccaacacctgctCCTTGTTCCAGAGCCGAAGGAATTGAAGTGCCAATGAAGACTACACAGCCTGCAAGATAGCATCTGGGTTCAGGTCAGCAaaggtgtttttttttgtggcgTTCAATCAAAGAAGCGTCAACATACACTAGACCCAGAAGTAGAGTTTTGTATCTACCTAGCCATATGTCGGATATCAACGCAAAGAGCATTGGTGTCAGGAATGAgaacagaaaaaaagcaTTGGAGATGTTGACGGCTGTTGCTTGACCCAGTCCAAGAGCTCCCGGGACCGGTTCTTTGCCTTGAGGGTATTGCATGTAGTTTTCTGGGCCTTTGTCAGCTTTGTGTGGTGCGTCTGTGAGACTTTAAAGACTTACGCCATGGTGCAATGAGACCAAAGTATGTAAAGCGTTCACCGGCTCCAGCAACAATGACAGCCCAGGCGGCAAAGGGGATCTTGTCGGTGATTTTGGGCAGTGTTGCTATCTCGTCTTCAGTGGCATCTCGAGGGAAAATGCTGTCATCCTGCGTTGTGTCCGACTTTGATGTCTCAATGGGATCTTCTGTTGGTGGCTGTTTCTCCAAGTCTTTGGCCTGGAATACTGGCTTTTCAGTCTCCTGAACAGCAAttgggggttgttttctGCCAAGAGTCAGTCAGTGCGTTTCGGTGAGATGAATAGGGACAACACATACTCCGAATCCATATTGAGGTGTGGTTGGTATCAGGTAAGGTATTGATGTTGCTTGCTGCACACTGAGATATCAGACAGAAGCTCCCCTCACCACTGCCAACATTACAGAGAGCGAACCCACAAAGGGCGGTCGGTGTACGTAGGTAGCCATGATGGGCCACCCACTCCAGTAACCCTCAACGTGCTAACCCTCAAGGTGTCGACTCGAAGATCGTTGAGCCAATCGAGATCCTGGTAATGCGAGATGCAGCGCGTCCCTGCAACGTGACCAGGCCTGGACTCTTGGCATCTTTGGGGGTTCCGGGGGTGCTCAGCGAAACTTGCTCAAATGCTCGCTGAAGAGATGAGCAGCCGAAGACATGCAGAAGATGAAGGAAGAATCACGGCATTTCCATGTCCGTTGATGTGCAAGTTGAGAAAGTTAGACCCCTGTCGTCGCCCACCAGCTTTCAGCGAGAACAAGTGAAGTTAGAAGTGTAGGCAGACTGTGGCTAACCAATCAAGCACCCCTCCATCTGCCGCTCTCTCTTGGGCCCCCACAATTCGATTTCAACGTCCAACTTCAACATCGCGATTCCAACAAAATCTCTGCCAAGGGAAAGCACTCTATTCACTGGCAGAGGCGAGTCATCGAAAGGAATCGAACAGTCATGTAAACAACATTATGACATTTTGGAAATGCATATACAGAAACCACGGAACACGCCCTCCGCAAAGGCCACCATTGCCGAGCCTACCAAGAGAACGCGTCCACCTCGAGCTCCCAGACAGTCGGCCCGGTCCGCGCCTTGGCTGTCACCAACGCCCGAGTGTCGTCGCAAAGTCCCCCGGGCCCACACACGACCACTCCGACTCTGCTCCACCCCGtccgctcctcctcggccaacAGCGCCGCCACGTCCAGTCTGCTGCCAACTCTGACGTCCTTCTCAGCCACTCTGGACAACGGACCCTCCAGGTCCCGCACCAAGCCCTCGGCCGAAGCCTTGACGCTCCAGCAAATTTTGACGTTAGTGTGCCTTGCAATGTACGGCAGCACACCCGTGATTCCGACTCCTCCGGCGATCAGCAGGAGTCTGTCCGACTTGAGCACCCCATCTGTCGGGTTGTCTGGGTATGGGCCGTCCAAgagtgtgaggagggagttgtGGTTGGCAAGCAGCTTAGTCAAACCCTTGGACTTGCGGACGTAGAGTGTGATGCCCGTTCCAGGAGCCCCGCCAAGTGCTTGGTCGTCTCTTTGCGgtgtgctggtgctggtgacgCCGCCTGATTTCTCGACATCAGCGGTGCTCCGCGTGTCACTGCCCGAAGCAGCTCCGGACAAGGAAGCATCCCGCTTGGACTGGAGAAGAGCCGTGGGCAGGATGGAGAACGGGTGGTTCTCCCATGGTCTCCATGGGCTCAGGGCTGGAAAGTAGGCATAGGTGTGAAGACCAGGCGCAGCTGTCCACCGGATGCCCTTGACATCAACCCGCACAATATCCTCAGACACTTCTGTGACAACCGCCCGTCTGGGTCCGTTCTTGAGAACGCGGAAGACCCGGATCATACGGTCAAAGAACCAGACAGCGCAGGCGGCATACAGCCAAAACTCGTATCCCCACCTGCGCTGGAACAAGAACTCGACGTGGTACCAGCTGCCGACAATCACAAAGACGGCCATGATGATGTGACCAACGAGGAACAACTCGTACGACCACCGTCTGAAAAAGAGCGAGCTAAAGACCAACATGGCACAGGCAAAGACTGTGGCCACAATACCCCAGGCCCAGTACTCCGTCTTGAATTCGGCTTCGTAGGATTCCATGTCGATGTACAAGACCAATTCAGCAACCGAGTGGATGATGACCTGGGCAGCGTAGATCCGGGCCACCCACCGGTGGAGGACCATAAAGGTCGAGTGAGACCAGTTGGTCGCCCAGAGGAGAATGTTGTTGCGGCCAGAAAGCAGGATGACAAGAGGCGTCAAAGCAAAAGCTAGGACACCGGTTCTGGCGGAAAAGTATCCCATTACTTCCTGCCATTCGTTCGCGAACCAAGCGTTGGGCTGAACAGACTTGTAGCCTGCTGCCGCCATGGCGATGTTCAGCGCCGCAAACATGATGACGTACAGCGACTGGCCGACTGTTGCAGCGTTCCCGAGGAGGTAGGGCAGGGGCCGTACGTGGTATGTTCCGATGACCGAGGGATAGACCAGGTATGGCTTCAGCTTGTCTGACAGGGTGCTCATGTATGGCAGCCTGGTGAACATGGAGATGACCACTGGTGTGCCAAAGCCCACGATCAAGAGAATGAGTCTAGAGGGGTCGTTGTCAGTGGCGTGGACAGCATCACGGCCTGCGGATTTTACCTACCCATATTGAGAGTGGATCGTTTCGGCTTGCTCAAAGTATTCTCGAGTCAAGGTGTTGGCCTTGACGGTTTCGGGATCCAAGAGCACTGTTCGGGTGAGGTGAtgatcatcctcgccatACTGGTCTGTGGGGGGCTCCTTGATTTGTGCCAGAGCTTCGATGTATGACCACTT
This genomic window contains:
- the PTR2_2 gene encoding peptide transporter ptr2 (COG:E; EggNog:ENOG503NVVT), producing MDSEKQPPIAVQETEKPVFQAKDLEKQPPTEDPIETSKSDTTQDDSIFPRDATEDEIATLPKITDKIPFAAWAVIVAGAGERFTYFGLIAPWQNYMQYPQGKEPVPGALGLGQATAVNISNAFFLFSFLTPMLFALISDIWLGRYKTLLLGLVCYLAGCVVFIGTSIPSALEQGAGVGGLAAALILTGLGAGSVKATYVPFLGDQYMQAKPQVIRQKNGNLVVVDGPRTLQFIYNAYYWFTNIASLSSIPVTFIEWHHEFWSAYLLATVTLCISIALFLLWSKKLVKVKPQGNVLPKAVRVLVCASKNGFELEHTKPSYQKTHHGKEVPWTDSFVEEMRRGMIACRVIFFLVIFYLCIAQMYNNLVSQAGQMLLSGVPNDMIQAFSGVACIIFGPIMQGLYEFLARRKIPFGPIARITTSFIFCGASMAYAAGVQKLIYSAGPCYDHPYNCPESEGGRQPNNVSVWVQLPVYILLAIAEILGFVTAFEYAYSKAPREMKTVVQALTQLTAGVASLLGMAISPASKDPNMVIVYSCLAGAMGVSAVAFLWRFRRYDKIDASLNQF
- a CDS encoding hypothetical protein (COG:P; COG:Q; EggNog:ENOG503NUVZ); translation: MRGLLTAAGLAALNVPAQALIGYGITMYDPSCGFGCYDSVSGFMLECSVMDHGPVGAHSHGAGGPTSPECRAGDDYFLTTLAYCMNTTCDASTPRWKLEKFWSEQATGTKTVAAKWSYIEALAQIKEPPTDQYGEDDHHLTRTVLLDPETVKANTLTREYFEQAETIHSQYGLILLIVGFGTPVVISMFTRLPYMSTLSDKLKPYLVYPSVIGTYHVRPLPYLLGNAATVGQSLYVIMFAALNIAMAAAGYKSVQPNAWFANEWQEVMGYFSARTGVLAFALTPLVILLSGRNNILLWATNWSHSTFMVLHRWVARIYAAQVIIHSVAELVLYIDMESYEAEFKTEYWAWGIVATVFACAMLVFSSLFFRRWSYELFLVGHIIMAVFVIVGSWYHVEFLFQRRWGYEFWLYAACAVWFFDRMIRVFRVLKNGPRRAVVTEVSEDIVRVDVKGIRWTAAPGLHTYAYFPALSPWRPWENHPFSILPTALLQSKRDASLSGAASGSDTRSTADVEKSGGVTSTSTPQRDDQALGGAPGTGITLYVRKSKGLTKLLANHNSLLTLLDGPYPDNPTDGVLKSDRLLLIAGGVGITGVLPYIARHTNVKICWSVKASAEGLVRDLEGPLSRVAEKDVRVGSRLDVAALLAEEERTGWSRVGVVVCGPGGLCDDTRALVTAKARTGPTVWELEVDAFSW